A genomic window from Lycium barbarum isolate Lr01 chromosome 4, ASM1917538v2, whole genome shotgun sequence includes:
- the LOC132638474 gene encoding glucan endo-1,3-beta-glucosidase 8-like → MGKLLVNVFLVTFLFFLGNNVEGLGVNWGDISSHKLPPKDVVKMLQENGIKKVKLFNNDETILNALAGTGIEVMVGISNQLLKDLVNPDIAKKWVKENVTRYEPKSPKGVNITLVGVGNEPFLRDYKDTLTNVTGPALENIQNALNDAGLGDTTKATVPLNADVYLSPSWNPVPSAGFFRADIVDPLNYILKVLDKNNAPFMVNIYPFLSLFYGNGAFPFDYAFFDGVSNPLKDKDGVEYTNCFDANLDTCAAALAGAGYSNMTITVGEMGWPTDGNPYANVTLAEKFYKGFVSYLSKGKGSPRRPGYIEAYIFALFDEDRKSTLPGNFETHWGLYYDDGTPKFPLDLNGKNKTLASVPNVEKLPKKWCVIKPDVKNFTALMSYACDRADCTPLTNGSSCQDLSDAAKASYAVNAYFQSQQQKDESCDFEGKATITTNDPSQGTCNFTIGFKTLTALSTSPSPLPSSDHSSSSDAKAPSSSSASPSSKNSLAFASLGVLFLVSLFFM, encoded by the exons atgggaaAGCTTTTGGTGAATGTTTTCCTAGTAACATTCTTGTTTTTTCTAGGGAATAATGTAGAAGGCCTTGGGGTGAACTGGGGTGACATCTCCTCCCACAAGTTGCCTCCTAAAGATGTGGTCAAAATGTTGCAAGAAAATGGCATTAAAAAAGTGAAGCTTTTCAATAATGATGAGACCATATTAAATGCCTTGGCTGGAACAGGAATTGAGGTCATGGTTGGCATCTCTAATCAACTCCTCAAGGATTTGGTCAATCCTGATATAGCAAAGAAATGGGTAAAAGAAAATGTCACTCGTTATGAGCCAAAGTCTCCTAAAGGTGTTAATATCAC ACTTGTAGGTGTTGGTAATGAGCCATTCTTGAGAGATTATAAGGACACGCTGACAAATGTGACAGGGCCAGCATTAGAGAACATCCAAAATGCATTGAATGATGCTGGACTTGGTGATACCACTAAAGCAACTGTACCTCTAAATGCAGACGTTTACTTGTCACCAAGCTGGAATCCTGTTCCTTCTGCCGGATTTTTCCGTGCTGACATCGTCGATCCACTTAACTACATTCTTAAGGTCTTGGACAAGAACAATGCTCCTTTCATGGTCAACATTTATCCTTTTCTTAGTCTTTTCTATGGAAATGGTGCCTTCCCCTTCGATTACGCCTTCTTTGATGGTGTGAGCAATCCTCTTAAGGACAAAGATGGTGTTGAATACACCAATTGCTTTGATGCCAATCTTGACACTTGTGCAGCTGCTCTAGCTGGAGCAGGGTATAGCAACATGACTATTACGGTGGGAGAAATGGGATGGCCTACAGATGGAAACCCTTATGCCAATGTGACATTAGCTGAAAAGTTTTACAAAGGATTTGTATCATATCTTTCCAAAGGAAAGGGTAGCCCACGTCGCCCTGGCTACATTGAGGCCTACATATTTGCCTTATTTGATGAAGATAGGAAGAGCACACTCCCAGGAAACTTTGAGACACATTGGGGACTCTACTATGATGACGGCACACCAAAGTTCCCTCTAGATCTTAATGGGAAGAACAAGACTCTTGCGTCTGTACCAAATGTGGAGAAACTCCCCAAAAAATGGTGCGTGATAAAGCCAGATGTTAAGAATTTTACAGCCCTTATGTCATATGCTTGTGACCGTGCAGATTGTACACCCCTTACTAATGGATCATCTTGCCAAGACCTTAGTGACGCTGCCAAGGCTTCATATGCAGTGAATGCCTATTTCCAATCCCAGCAACAAAAAGATGAGAGCTGTGATTTTGAAGGAAAGGCAACAATAACCACAAACGATCCATCTCAAGGAACTTGCAACTTCACCATTGGCTTCAAGACACTTACTGCTCTTTCAACTTCTCCTTCCCCTCTGCCTTCTTCGGATCACTCATCATCTTCAGATGCCAAGGCTCCTTCCTCATCATCTGCTTCTCCTTCATCTAAAAACTCTTTGGCCTTTGCTTCTTTGGGAGTCCTGTTTCTTGTTTCTCTATTTTTCATGTAG